In one window of Rhodanobacter sp. FDAARGOS 1247 DNA:
- the lptA gene encoding lipopolysaccharide transport periplasmic protein LptA: MTFMPPSRRASARFALGIAALGLLAAQPALAKKSDRQQEMHVGAKHFDGFQKPNSVSTLSGSVVITQGTLKATGAQAKVYFDGDSQISRVVITGSPAHLEQLDENNNLVLGDAATLDYDNLKGIAVLSGNASITQKGRGDAHGDKLTYNTETSQMTGESNGDGLVHMTFKPKAKPADDAAPAASSSAPAKPATQGQP, from the coding sequence ATGACGTTCATGCCACCTTCCCGCCGCGCAAGCGCTAGGTTCGCGCTCGGCATTGCCGCTCTGGGCCTGCTCGCGGCACAACCTGCCCTGGCGAAAAAGAGCGACCGCCAGCAGGAAATGCACGTCGGCGCGAAACATTTCGACGGTTTCCAGAAGCCCAACAGCGTCAGCACGCTGAGCGGCAGCGTGGTGATCACCCAGGGCACCCTGAAAGCCACCGGGGCGCAGGCCAAGGTGTATTTCGACGGCGACAGCCAGATCAGCCGCGTGGTGATCACCGGCAGCCCGGCCCATCTCGAGCAACTGGACGAGAACAACAACCTGGTGTTGGGCGACGCCGCCACGCTCGACTACGACAACCTCAAGGGGATCGCCGTGCTCAGCGGCAACGCCTCGATCACCCAGAAGGGACGTGGCGACGCCCACGGCGACAAGCTCACCTACAACACCGAGACCAGCCAGATGACCGGTGAAAGCAACGGTGACGGCCTGGTCCACATGACCTTCAAGCCCAAGGCGAAACCTGCCGACGACGCGGCGCCCGCCGCATCCTCGAGCGCACCGGCCAAGCCGGCCACGCAGGGACAGCCGTAA
- the lptB gene encoding LPS export ABC transporter ATP-binding protein, with protein sequence MLSAEGLQKSFKSRQVVREFGFSIREGEVVGLLGPNGAGKTTCFYMVVGLIEADAGSIKLDKLDITGLPMHARAKLGIGYLPQEASVFRRLSVSDNIMAVLELRDGLTAQQRETELESLLDELKIAHIAEQKGISLSGGERRRVEIARALAANPRYMLLDEPFAGVDPISVGEIQRIVRHLKERGIGVLITDHNVRETLGICDRAYILNEGEVLSRGTPAHILADDKVREVYLGREFRL encoded by the coding sequence ATGCTCTCCGCCGAAGGTCTGCAAAAGAGTTTCAAGTCGCGCCAGGTCGTGCGCGAATTCGGTTTCTCGATCCGCGAGGGCGAAGTGGTCGGCCTGCTCGGCCCCAACGGCGCGGGCAAGACCACCTGCTTCTACATGGTGGTGGGACTGATCGAGGCCGACGCGGGCAGCATCAAGCTGGACAAGCTCGACATCACCGGCCTGCCGATGCATGCGCGCGCCAAGCTCGGCATCGGCTACCTGCCACAGGAAGCGTCGGTATTCCGCCGGCTCAGCGTGTCCGACAACATCATGGCGGTGCTGGAACTGCGCGACGGCCTGACCGCGCAGCAGCGCGAGACCGAACTGGAAAGCCTGCTGGACGAGCTGAAGATCGCCCACATCGCCGAACAGAAAGGCATCAGCCTGTCCGGCGGCGAGCGGCGCCGGGTGGAAATCGCCCGGGCGCTGGCCGCCAACCCCCGTTACATGCTGCTGGACGAACCGTTCGCCGGCGTCGATCCGATCTCCGTGGGCGAAATCCAGCGCATCGTGCGCCACCTCAAGGAACGCGGCATCGGCGTGCTGATCACCGACCACAACGTGCGCGAGACCCTGGGCATCTGCGACCGCGCCTACATCCTCAACGAGGGCGAAGTGCTGTCGCGGGGCACGCCGGCGCACATCCTGGCCGACGACAAGGTGCGCGAGGTGTACTTGGGCCGCGAGTTCCGACTCTGA
- a CDS encoding RNA polymerase factor sigma-54 translates to MKPALQFRLHQQLTLTPQLQQAIRLLQLSQLELETELRQIAESNPLLEFAEEIEDEEAPEVSEAEFDYPSVEAVATAGSNDEGESSEWADGGGTAEAPIDFSSSSSGSSSGSRGDDDFEPQSVAPETLQQHLLWQLNLASFNPRQHLIATVLIDALNPAGYLAEGLDAVIAALPAGFDASMIEIETVRRQLQGFDPTGVASLDLRDCLRVQLEQFDAATPQRELALHIVDSELDLLARNDIARLARRLRASEDDVAEAAVLIRSLDPRPGAALDTTPVEYVAPDVYALRDGPRWRVSLNADAQPRLGLNQHYCGLIAKARGEDASWMRGQLQEARWLIKSLESRAETLLKVADAIVRRQSAFLDYGPEAMHPLVLREVAEEVGMHESTISRVTTRKYLHTPRGTFELKYFFSSGVSTEDGGSASATAIQAMLRKLIDAEDVRKPLSDLAITEELKRKGIQVARRTVAKYREGLRIPTSSERQRAG, encoded by the coding sequence ATGAAACCCGCACTGCAGTTTCGCCTCCACCAGCAGCTGACGCTGACGCCGCAATTGCAGCAGGCGATACGCCTGCTGCAGCTGTCGCAACTGGAGCTGGAGACCGAACTGCGGCAGATCGCCGAAAGCAATCCGCTGCTGGAATTCGCCGAGGAGATCGAGGACGAGGAAGCCCCCGAGGTCAGCGAGGCCGAATTCGACTACCCCAGCGTCGAGGCGGTGGCCACGGCCGGCAGCAACGACGAGGGCGAAAGCAGCGAGTGGGCTGACGGCGGCGGCACGGCGGAAGCGCCCATCGACTTCTCCAGCAGCAGCTCGGGCAGCAGCTCCGGCTCGCGTGGCGACGACGACTTCGAGCCGCAGAGCGTCGCGCCGGAAACGCTGCAGCAACATCTGCTGTGGCAGCTCAACCTCGCCTCGTTCAACCCGCGCCAGCACCTGATCGCCACGGTGCTGATCGATGCGCTGAACCCCGCCGGCTATCTGGCCGAGGGTCTCGATGCGGTCATCGCCGCCCTGCCCGCCGGTTTCGATGCCAGCATGATCGAGATCGAGACCGTGCGCCGCCAGTTGCAGGGATTCGATCCCACCGGCGTGGCCAGCCTCGACCTGCGCGACTGCCTGCGCGTGCAGCTGGAACAGTTCGATGCCGCCACGCCGCAGCGCGAACTGGCGTTGCACATCGTGGACAGCGAACTGGACCTGCTGGCCCGCAACGACATCGCCCGGCTGGCCCGGCGCCTGCGCGCCAGCGAGGACGACGTGGCCGAGGCGGCGGTATTGATCCGCAGCCTGGACCCGCGCCCCGGCGCGGCGCTGGACACCACGCCGGTGGAATACGTGGCGCCGGACGTCTACGCCCTGCGCGACGGCCCCCGCTGGCGGGTCAGCCTGAATGCCGACGCGCAGCCGCGGCTGGGCCTCAACCAGCACTACTGCGGGCTGATCGCCAAGGCGCGCGGCGAGGATGCCAGCTGGATGCGCGGCCAGCTGCAGGAAGCGCGCTGGCTGATCAAGAGCCTGGAATCGCGCGCCGAGACGCTGCTGAAAGTGGCCGACGCGATCGTGCGGCGGCAAAGCGCCTTCCTCGACTACGGCCCCGAGGCGATGCACCCGCTGGTGCTGCGCGAGGTGGCCGAGGAGGTCGGCATGCACGAATCGACCATCTCGCGGGTCACCACGCGCAAGTACCTGCATACGCCACGCGGCACCTTCGAGCTGAAATACTTCTTTTCCAGTGGCGTATCCACCGAGGACGGCGGCAGCGCCTCGGCCACCGCCATCCAGGCCATGCTGCGCAAACTCATCGACGCCGAAGACGTGCGCAAGCCGTTGTCCGACCTCGCCATCACGGAGGAGCTCAAGCGCAAGGGCATCCAGGTTGCCCGTCGCACCGTCGCCAAGTACCGGGAAGGCCTGCGCATTCCCACCTCCAGCGAGCGCCAGCGCGCGGGCTGA
- the raiA gene encoding ribosome-associated translation inhibitor RaiA, with product MQFQLSGQQIEVTPALREHATAKLDRLTRLDDKLMSLAIVLSVDKLQQRADGTLNAVGATLHAEATEADMYASIDVLFDKLVAQLRKHREKVADKHQREAREERQYG from the coding sequence ATGCAATTCCAACTCAGCGGCCAGCAGATTGAAGTCACCCCGGCCTTGCGCGAACACGCCACGGCCAAGCTCGACCGCCTCACTCGCCTCGACGACAAGCTGATGAGCCTCGCGATCGTGCTTTCGGTCGACAAGCTGCAGCAGCGCGCCGATGGCACGCTCAATGCGGTCGGCGCCACGTTGCATGCCGAGGCCACCGAGGCCGACATGTATGCCTCGATCGACGTGCTGTTCGACAAGCTGGTCGCCCAGTTGCGCAAGCACCGCGAGAAAGTGGCCGACAAGCATCAACGCGAAGCGCGCGAGGAGCGCCAGTACGGCTGA
- the hprK gene encoding HPr(Ser) kinase/phosphatase, whose amino-acid sequence MDRISARQLYDGVHERMALRWVSGMRGESRVLEPGVAQSRRPSLIGYLNVIYPNKVQIIGSEELNFLDGLDSRQRWEVMHKIAAYQPVALIVTKDQPIPADLREVAEETGTPLWTSSKRGHELLTYLQYHLARMLAAKITLHGVFMEVFSIGVLITGEAGSGKSELALELISRGHRLVADDATEFTLIAPDVIDGTCPELLQDLLEVRGLGVLNVREMFGHMSVKPSKYLRLVVHLKPLRDGEDIDALTRLTGDIGHREVFDVQVPMITLPVASGRNLAVLVEAAVRSHALKSKGIDPAQTFIDRQAHQLRRLPPW is encoded by the coding sequence TTGGACCGGATCAGCGCGCGACAACTCTACGATGGTGTCCACGAACGCATGGCCCTGCGCTGGGTGTCGGGCATGCGTGGCGAATCGCGCGTGCTGGAGCCGGGCGTGGCGCAGTCGCGGCGGCCTTCGCTGATCGGCTACCTCAACGTGATCTACCCGAACAAGGTGCAGATCATCGGCTCGGAGGAGCTGAACTTCCTCGACGGGCTGGACTCGCGCCAGCGCTGGGAGGTGATGCACAAGATCGCCGCCTACCAGCCGGTGGCCCTGATCGTGACCAAGGACCAGCCGATCCCCGCCGACCTGCGCGAGGTCGCCGAGGAAACCGGCACGCCGCTGTGGACCAGTTCCAAGCGCGGCCACGAACTGCTGACCTACCTGCAATACCACCTGGCGCGCATGCTGGCGGCGAAGATCACCCTGCATGGCGTGTTCATGGAGGTTTTCTCGATCGGCGTGCTGATCACCGGCGAAGCCGGCTCGGGCAAGAGCGAGCTGGCGCTGGAACTGATCAGCCGCGGCCACCGGCTGGTCGCCGATGACGCCACCGAATTCACCCTGATCGCGCCGGACGTGATCGACGGCACCTGCCCCGAGCTGCTGCAGGACCTGCTGGAAGTGCGTGGCCTGGGCGTGCTCAACGTGCGCGAGATGTTCGGCCACATGTCGGTAAAGCCGTCCAAATACCTGCGCCTGGTGGTCCACCTGAAGCCGCTGCGCGACGGCGAGGACATCGACGCGCTGACCCGTCTGACCGGCGACATCGGCCATCGCGAGGTGTTCGACGTGCAGGTGCCGATGATCACCCTGCCGGTCGCCTCCGGCCGCAACCTCGCCGTGCTGGTCGAGGCCGCCGTGCGCAGCCATGCGCTCAAGAGCAAGGGCATCGATCCGGCGCAGACCTTCATTGACCGCCAGGCGCACCAGCTGCGCCGGCTGCCGCCATGGTGA
- the rapZ gene encoding RNase adapter RapZ has translation MNGNTPLLDLQVDPSEIHLIVLTGMSGGGKTVALRAMEDLEFYCVDNLPSALLPQLVNAVIQGNSKHRRIAVGVDVRNRGTDFAHMPTVLSELAAAGVQVHLVFLDCRDEVLIKRYSETRRRHPLATRGVSLADAIVEERRLLRPLMAIAEKVIDSSELNVHQLRRLVATGYAQATEGLTLMFQSFAFKRGLPLDADFVFDARCLPNPHWQAHLRPLSGKDAPVREFLEAEPLVGEYFADTARWLDAWLPRFEQDDRSYVTISIGCTGGRHRSVYLVEKLAAYYRDRREGVLAFHRELE, from the coding sequence ATGAACGGAAACACGCCCCTGCTCGACCTGCAGGTCGACCCCAGCGAGATCCACCTGATCGTGCTCACCGGCATGTCCGGCGGCGGCAAGACGGTGGCGCTGCGCGCGATGGAGGACCTGGAGTTCTACTGCGTCGACAACCTGCCATCGGCCCTGCTGCCGCAGCTGGTCAACGCGGTGATCCAGGGCAACAGCAAGCACCGGCGCATCGCGGTGGGCGTGGACGTGCGCAATCGCGGCACCGACTTCGCCCACATGCCGACCGTGCTGTCCGAGCTGGCCGCCGCCGGCGTGCAGGTGCACCTGGTGTTCCTGGACTGCCGCGACGAGGTGCTGATCAAGCGCTACTCGGAAACCCGCCGCCGCCATCCGTTGGCCACCCGCGGCGTGTCGCTGGCCGACGCGATCGTCGAGGAGCGCCGGCTGCTGCGCCCACTGATGGCTATCGCCGAGAAGGTGATCGACTCCAGCGAACTCAACGTGCATCAGTTGCGTCGCCTGGTGGCCACCGGCTACGCCCAGGCCACCGAGGGACTGACCCTGATGTTCCAGTCGTTCGCCTTCAAGCGCGGCCTGCCACTGGACGCCGATTTCGTGTTCGACGCGCGCTGCCTGCCCAATCCGCACTGGCAGGCCCACCTGCGTCCGCTGTCGGGCAAGGACGCGCCGGTGCGCGAGTTCCTCGAAGCCGAACCCCTGGTCGGCGAATACTTCGCCGACACCGCGCGCTGGCTGGATGCCTGGCTGCCCCGCTTCGAACAGGACGACCGCAGCTACGTGACCATCTCGATCGGCTGCACCGGCGGCCGGCATCGTTCGGTCTACCTGGTCGAAAAGCTGGCCGCCTATTATCGTGACCGCCGCGAGGGCGTGCTCGCCTTCCATCGCGAGCTGGAGTGA
- a CDS encoding PTS sugar transporter subunit IIA, with protein MSVGVLLMTHEAVGHAIISAAHHVMPKLPLRVDAVEVPPNADPDVMRTLTAHHARELDHGDGVLILADLYGATPCNIGLSLGALGVRLRCVSGLNLPMLLRVLNYAEKPLDELAEIAASGGRGGIFIDHA; from the coding sequence ATGAGCGTGGGCGTGCTGCTGATGACCCACGAAGCGGTTGGTCACGCGATCATCTCGGCCGCGCACCACGTGATGCCGAAGCTGCCCTTGCGGGTGGACGCGGTGGAGGTGCCGCCCAATGCCGATCCCGACGTGATGCGCACGCTCACCGCGCATCACGCCCGCGAACTCGACCACGGCGATGGCGTGCTGATCCTTGCCGACCTGTACGGCGCCACGCCGTGCAACATCGGGCTGTCGCTGGGTGCGCTGGGCGTGCGCCTGCGCTGCGTCTCCGGGCTCAACCTGCCGATGTTGCTGCGCGTACTCAACTATGCGGAAAAACCGCTGGACGAACTGGCCGAGATCGCGGCCAGCGGTGGCCGCGGGGGAATTTTCATCGACCATGCCTGA
- a CDS encoding HPr family phosphocarrier protein, with protein MLEQEVVISNKLGLHARASAKLVQLVQGFKSTVWLISKGREVNAQSIMGVMMLAAGLGSPLTIRAEGPDEEPALAAVVELFERKFDEGA; from the coding sequence ATGCTTGAACAAGAAGTCGTCATCTCCAACAAACTCGGGCTGCACGCCCGCGCCTCGGCCAAGCTGGTGCAGCTGGTGCAGGGCTTCAAGTCCACCGTGTGGCTGATCAGCAAGGGCCGCGAGGTCAACGCCCAGAGCATCATGGGCGTGATGATGCTGGCCGCCGGCCTGGGCAGTCCGCTGACCATCCGCGCCGAAGGCCCCGACGAGGAACCTGCGCTCGCCGCCGTGGTCGAGCTGTTCGAGCGCAAGTTCGACGAGGGGGCGTAG
- the ptsP gene encoding phosphoenolpyruvate--protein phosphotransferase, whose translation MRHILPGTVAAHGMALGRARLVQPSRYAVDNRPLGEDEIEGELEHLHRALDTARQELRELRNRLHGALAREVNEFIDAHSLLLDDAELLRGLDDLVRIGHYRAGAALKKQRDRLSAVFEAMDDPYLRSRKEDVEQVINRVISALQRQTSPEERKLAARVGEILVADSIAPGDMAQLAGNGLLGVVASSGSAYSHSAILARSLGLPMLVGTRDALSNIHDDDLILLDAERGEAIVHPTAQDLSRYRAWQREAAIEGRRLAKLANAPTRTRDGVEIALLANAETPSDVAMARARGADGVGLYRTEFLFLKHKGLPSEDEQFIAYRDLVMGMGGLPVTIRTLDLGADKADAAGLSLRGEDNPALGVRGVRLSLRYPAVFTTQIRAILRAACYGPVRVLVPMVTQPDELIAVRTLFKLARQDLKRENIDLPEKLPLGAMIEVPAAAINVRALLEHADFLAIGTNDLAQYVLAADRGNDALENIYNPLQPALLRLISHVLGAGRRAKKPVSLCGEIAGDVNFTALLLLLGLNEFSMHPAQILQVRDRLATLDHADLRRHAAQLLRAPTHEQVEALLNDVVGATAHH comes from the coding sequence GTGAGACACATCCTTCCCGGCACCGTCGCCGCCCACGGCATGGCGCTTGGCCGTGCGCGGCTGGTGCAGCCCAGTCGTTACGCGGTCGACAACCGTCCGCTGGGCGAGGACGAGATCGAGGGCGAGCTGGAACACCTGCACCGCGCACTCGACACGGCGCGGCAGGAACTGCGCGAACTGCGCAACCGGCTGCACGGCGCGCTGGCCCGCGAGGTCAACGAATTCATCGACGCGCACAGCCTGCTGCTGGACGACGCCGAACTGCTGCGCGGGCTGGACGACCTGGTCCGGATCGGCCACTACCGCGCCGGCGCCGCGCTGAAGAAGCAGCGCGATCGCCTGTCCGCCGTGTTCGAGGCGATGGACGACCCCTACCTGCGCAGCCGCAAGGAAGACGTCGAGCAGGTGATCAACCGGGTGATCTCGGCGCTGCAGCGGCAGACCAGCCCGGAAGAGCGCAAGCTGGCCGCCCGCGTGGGCGAAATCCTGGTGGCCGATTCGATCGCGCCGGGCGACATGGCGCAGCTGGCCGGCAACGGCCTGCTCGGCGTGGTCGCCAGTTCCGGCAGCGCCTATTCGCACAGCGCCATCCTGGCGCGCAGCCTGGGCCTGCCGATGCTGGTGGGCACCCGCGATGCGCTGTCCAACATCCACGACGACGACCTGATCCTGCTCGACGCCGAACGGGGCGAGGCGATCGTCCATCCGACCGCGCAGGACCTGTCGCGCTACCGCGCCTGGCAGCGCGAGGCGGCCATCGAGGGGCGCCGCCTGGCCAAGCTGGCCAACGCGCCCACCCGCACCCGCGACGGCGTCGAGATCGCCCTGCTGGCCAACGCCGAAACGCCATCGGACGTGGCCATGGCCCGCGCCCGCGGCGCCGACGGCGTGGGCCTGTACCGCACCGAATTCCTGTTCCTCAAGCACAAGGGCCTGCCCTCGGAAGACGAACAGTTCATCGCCTATCGCGACCTGGTGATGGGCATGGGCGGCCTGCCCGTCACCATCCGCACGCTGGACCTGGGCGCCGACAAGGCCGACGCCGCCGGGCTCAGCCTGCGCGGCGAGGACAACCCCGCGCTGGGCGTGCGCGGCGTACGCCTGTCGCTGCGCTATCCCGCGGTGTTCACCACGCAGATCCGCGCGATCCTGCGCGCGGCCTGCTACGGCCCGGTGCGCGTGCTGGTGCCGATGGTGACCCAGCCCGACGAACTGATCGCGGTGCGCACGCTGTTCAAGCTGGCGCGCCAGGACCTGAAGCGCGAGAACATCGACCTGCCCGAGAAACTGCCGCTGGGCGCGATGATCGAGGTGCCGGCGGCGGCGATCAACGTGCGTGCCCTGCTGGAGCACGCCGACTTCCTCGCCATCGGCACCAACGACCTGGCCCAGTACGTGCTGGCCGCCGACCGCGGCAACGACGCGCTGGAGAACATCTACAACCCGCTGCAACCGGCGCTGCTGCGACTGATCTCGCACGTGCTCGGCGCCGGCCGCCGCGCGAAGAAGCCGGTCAGCCTGTGCGGCGAGATCGCCGGCGACGTGAACTTCACCGCGCTGCTGCTGTTGCTGGGCCTCAACGAATTCAGCATGCACCCGGCGCAGATCCTGCAGGTGCGCGACCGCCTGGCCACGCTCGACCACGCCGACCTGCGCCGCCACGCCGCGCAGCTGCTGCGCGCGCCTACGCACGAGCAGGTCGAAGCCCTGTTGAACGACGTCGTGGGCGCGACGGCTCACCACTGA
- a CDS encoding LysR family transcriptional regulator, translating to MINISPRQMDVFVQIALLGSVRAAAERLHLTQPAASMALAEMERQLDGPVFDRERGRLHLNARGRELLPLAQELLERHAEFGRRGREDGAELGGELRIGASNTVGNYLVGELLGGFVRAHSQVAIRLRVANTETITAGMLEHSLDISCVEGPVAHPLLEVRPWRDDSLVVCAPPEHPLARKRGLKPADFAGARWVLREPGSATRATSERVLSQLPPGETVLELDQIEAIKQAVVAGLGIACLPSVAVTDALATGRLKALKTPFLDLRRKLSLLLHRQKYRGALLDAFLDEVDPDHGQGGNRRR from the coding sequence ATGATCAACATCAGCCCGCGACAGATGGACGTGTTCGTGCAGATCGCGCTGCTCGGCAGCGTGCGTGCCGCGGCCGAACGACTGCACCTGACCCAGCCGGCGGCCAGCATGGCGCTGGCCGAGATGGAGCGACAGCTGGACGGGCCGGTGTTCGACCGCGAGCGCGGCCGCTTGCACCTCAACGCCCGTGGCCGCGAGTTGTTGCCGCTGGCGCAGGAGCTGCTGGAGCGACACGCCGAGTTCGGTCGCCGCGGCCGCGAGGACGGTGCCGAACTGGGCGGCGAGCTGCGCATCGGCGCCAGCAACACGGTGGGCAATTACCTGGTCGGCGAATTGCTGGGCGGCTTCGTGCGCGCGCATTCGCAGGTGGCGATCCGGCTGCGCGTGGCCAACACCGAGACGATCACCGCAGGCATGCTGGAGCACAGCCTGGACATCAGCTGCGTCGAGGGGCCGGTGGCCCATCCATTGCTGGAAGTGCGACCGTGGCGCGACGATTCGCTGGTGGTGTGCGCGCCGCCGGAGCATCCGCTGGCGCGCAAGCGGGGCTTGAAACCCGCCGATTTCGCCGGTGCCCGCTGGGTGTTGCGCGAGCCGGGTTCGGCCACGCGCGCCACCAGCGAGCGGGTGCTGTCACAGCTGCCGCCGGGCGAGACGGTGCTGGAGCTGGACCAGATCGAGGCGATCAAGCAGGCCGTGGTCGCCGGCCTGGGCATCGCCTGCCTGCCTTCGGTGGCGGTCACCGATGCCCTGGCGACCGGACGGCTGAAGGCGCTGAAGACGCCGTTCCTCGACCTGCGGCGCAAGCTTTCGCTGTTGTTGCACCGGCAGAAGTATCGCGGCGCGTTGCTGGATGCCTTCCTCGACGAAGTCGATCCCGATCACGGCCAAGGTGGCAACCGCCGACGCTGA
- a CDS encoding YeiH family protein, with protein MSAPASVATPNPLLQRAPGLLLAVAIALLAWLLGRWAPLIGGPVIGIVLGIVVGNTLPLGARYAPGIAFAGKKVLQWSIIALGFGLSLDQVAKTGLESLSVTLITMTMAFLSAWALGRWLGVHDKLMVLIGVGTAICGGSAIAAVTPIIRPDDHDTAFAISTIFLFNVIAVLLFPLLGHLMHLSDLGFGLWAGTAINDTSSVVAAGYSYSHAAGDYATIVKLTRATLIIPICLVLAFVVATREKRKHAEAGSGGHFSLASIFPWFILWFLVASALRTAGLIPVAIQPSIHLLAEFLIIVALTAIGLSANLRKMISSGPRPILLGLGVWIAVAVSSLLVQFVIGQL; from the coding sequence ATGTCCGCCCCCGCTTCCGTCGCCACGCCCAACCCCTTGCTGCAACGCGCGCCCGGCTTGTTGCTGGCGGTGGCGATCGCGCTGCTGGCCTGGTTGCTGGGCCGCTGGGCGCCGCTGATCGGCGGGCCGGTGATCGGCATCGTGCTGGGCATCGTGGTCGGCAACACGTTGCCGCTGGGCGCGCGTTACGCGCCGGGCATCGCCTTCGCCGGCAAGAAGGTGCTGCAGTGGTCGATCATCGCGCTGGGCTTCGGGCTCAGCCTGGACCAGGTGGCGAAGACCGGCCTGGAGTCGCTCTCGGTCACCCTGATCACGATGACGATGGCCTTCCTTTCCGCCTGGGCGCTGGGCCGCTGGCTCGGCGTGCACGACAAGCTGATGGTGCTGATCGGCGTGGGCACCGCGATCTGCGGCGGCTCGGCGATCGCCGCGGTGACGCCGATCATCCGTCCCGACGACCACGACACCGCCTTCGCGATCTCCACCATCTTCCTGTTCAACGTGATCGCCGTGTTGCTGTTCCCCCTGCTCGGCCACCTGATGCATCTGTCCGACCTCGGTTTCGGCCTGTGGGCCGGCACCGCGATCAACGACACCTCGTCGGTGGTCGCCGCCGGCTACAGCTACAGCCACGCCGCCGGCGACTACGCCACCATCGTCAAGCTGACCCGCGCCACCCTGATCATCCCGATCTGCCTGGTGCTGGCCTTCGTGGTCGCCACCCGCGAGAAGCGCAAGCACGCCGAAGCCGGCAGCGGCGGACATTTCAGCCTGGCCAGCATCTTCCCGTGGTTCATCCTGTGGTTCCTGGTCGCCTCGGCGCTGCGCACCGCCGGCCTGATTCCCGTGGCCATCCAGCCGTCCATTCACCTGCTCGCCGAATTCCTGATCATCGTGGCGCTCACCGCGATCGGCCTGTCCGCCAACCTGCGCAAGATGATCTCCAGCGGCCCCCGCCCGATCCTGCTCGGCCTGGGCGTGTGGATCGCGGTGGCGGTGAGCAGCTTGCTGGTGCAGTTCGTGATCGGGCAGCTCTGA
- a CDS encoding EF-hand domain-containing protein has product MLRMMLILSVFGFCIGAPVASSAQSGFGGIVATVDKLDRNFDAADRNHDGLLSKQEAQAGHVGFIVSNFDGIDAARRGLVSKDDVHAFIRNWLMQRQPMPASSK; this is encoded by the coding sequence ATGCTTCGCATGATGCTCATCCTGTCCGTGTTCGGCTTCTGCATCGGCGCGCCCGTGGCGTCCTCCGCGCAAAGCGGGTTCGGCGGCATTGTCGCCACGGTGGACAAGCTGGATCGGAACTTCGACGCCGCTGACAGGAATCACGATGGCCTGCTCAGCAAGCAAGAGGCGCAAGCCGGGCATGTCGGCTTCATCGTCAGCAACTTCGACGGCATCGATGCCGCCAGGCGCGGCCTGGTATCGAAGGACGACGTCCACGCCTTCATCAGGAACTGGCTGATGCAGCGCCAGCCGATGCCTGCTTCGTCGAAGTGA
- the tsaB gene encoding tRNA (adenosine(37)-N6)-threonylcarbamoyltransferase complex dimerization subunit type 1 TsaB yields the protein MNLLAIETATEACSVALIHGDELIARSEIAPRRHTELVLPMADELLAEAGIGRHALDAIAVGRGPGAFTGVRLGVSLAQGMALALDLPVITVSSLAALALEAPEEEGTAILAVIDARMGEIYAACYRRDDNGGLVALDDERICTADTLVLPEADAWQVVGSGWATYATVLSQRLTGTLHSADGHCYPQAAHVAELAMREFAAGHAQAPELALPVYLRDKVALTLVEQGKA from the coding sequence ATGAATCTGCTCGCGATCGAAACCGCCACCGAAGCCTGCTCCGTCGCCCTGATCCACGGCGACGAGCTGATCGCCCGCAGCGAAATCGCGCCGCGCCGGCACACCGAACTGGTGTTGCCGATGGCCGACGAACTGCTGGCCGAAGCCGGCATCGGCCGCCACGCGCTCGATGCGATCGCCGTGGGCCGCGGCCCCGGCGCGTTCACCGGCGTGCGCCTGGGCGTGTCGCTGGCGCAGGGCATGGCGCTGGCGCTGGACCTGCCGGTGATCACCGTCTCCTCGCTCGCCGCGCTGGCGCTGGAGGCGCCGGAGGAGGAAGGCACCGCCATCCTCGCGGTGATCGACGCGAGGATGGGCGAAATCTACGCTGCCTGCTACCGCCGCGACGACAACGGCGGCCTGGTCGCGCTGGACGACGAACGCATCTGCACCGCCGATACCCTGGTGTTGCCTGAAGCGGATGCCTGGCAGGTGGTCGGCAGCGGCTGGGCCACCTACGCCACCGTGCTGAGCCAGCGCCTTACTGGCACCCTGCATTCGGCCGATGGCCATTGCTACCCGCAAGCTGCGCACGTCGCCGAACTGGCCATGCGCGAGTTTGCGGCTGGCCATGCACAGGCGCCCGAGCTGGCCTTGCCGGTGTATCTGCGCGACAAGGTGGCGTTGACGTTGGTGGAGCAGGGCAAGGCCTGA